One Pseudomonas sp. FP1742 genomic window carries:
- a CDS encoding GyrI-like domain-containing protein, with protein MSDMPSNFAYTKRFNAVLAYIDANLEGDLSVKTLSHVANFSVFHFHRQFSAFAGVPVSRYVQLMRLRRAAHRLAALADHSVLDAALGAGFESPEAFCRAFRRAFGMTPSAFRKEPNWQVWNAVFAIPHFSRTIIMQVRIVEFPEIRVAALEHCGPPGLVNESVRRFIEWRMQSGQSPVASSRTFGIPYSNPDTTPAQAFRFAICGEIHEAVASNEFGVHEIVIPGGRCVVVRHTGSPDHIGETIYPIYRDWLPASGEELRDHPLFFNYLSVYPETPQDQWQTDVYVPLQ; from the coding sequence GTGTCTGACATGCCGAGCAACTTCGCTTACACAAAACGCTTCAACGCGGTACTCGCCTACATTGATGCCAATCTCGAAGGTGACCTGTCGGTGAAGACGTTGAGCCACGTGGCGAACTTTTCGGTGTTTCACTTCCATCGACAATTCAGCGCGTTCGCAGGAGTGCCTGTCTCACGTTATGTGCAACTGATGCGGCTAAGACGCGCGGCACATCGCCTGGCCGCCCTCGCTGATCACTCGGTACTGGATGCCGCACTCGGTGCCGGCTTTGAAAGCCCCGAGGCATTTTGCAGGGCGTTCAGGCGGGCGTTCGGCATGACGCCGAGTGCGTTCAGGAAGGAACCGAACTGGCAGGTCTGGAATGCGGTATTCGCAATCCCTCACTTTTCCAGGACTATCATCATGCAAGTACGAATCGTGGAATTCCCTGAAATCAGGGTCGCAGCGCTTGAGCACTGCGGACCACCCGGGCTCGTCAATGAGAGCGTGCGCAGGTTCATTGAGTGGCGTATGCAGAGCGGACAGTCGCCGGTGGCATCGAGTCGCACCTTTGGCATTCCCTATAGCAACCCCGACACGACACCTGCACAAGCATTCCGCTTCGCAATCTGCGGCGAGATTCACGAGGCCGTGGCGTCGAATGAGTTTGGTGTGCACGAGATCGTCATTCCTGGCGGTCGCTGCGTCGTGGTGCGACATACGGGATCACCGGATCACATCGGCGAAACGATCTACCCGATTTACCGCGACTGGCTTCCTGCCAGTGGAGAGGAACTTCGTGACCACCCGCTATTCTTCAATTACCTGAGCGTCTACCCCGAGACACCGCAGGATCAATGGCAAACTGATGTGTATGTTCCGCTGCAATAG